From the genome of Oryza glaberrima chromosome 1, OglaRS2, whole genome shotgun sequence:
AACCAGGAGAACACTAGCACCCAACCGACCGTCGTTAGACCAAGAGAGAAGCTACCACCGAAACCGCCCAAAACTAGCACCAAACAACGAGCACCACGACTCTAACCACGTCCATgggattagagggagagagtgagATAGAAAATGGAATCGCTCTCCCTCACTATGTCCAGGGTGGTGCTAATATAAACTGTATAATAAACCCATGGCCAAGAAGAAAGTTCTGTTTTCTTAACGTTATCTGTTCGAACATCAACTTAGCAGATAAGATATTTTTGCTATATATGCATCCGAGTGCAAAATCACAGTCCGCATCTAccacggccggaacccccgacACGGACCATCCTAGCTACAGTACCTTGTTACCCGAGAGCCCTGCATCGGCTATTCAAGGAACTGTGCAATCCACCAACCTGGTTCGATGCGTGGGGCGGCATGCACGATCTATCTCAAGTTCCCAACCCCTGCAATACGAATTGACGCCGCATCCGCCCGCACCCCCTCCCCAACCCAACACCGCGCCAGCCAGCACGCGACCGGCCGGAGCGCGCGCCGCACAACTCACTCCTCCGCGCTAGCTTGATGTGCCCTTCTCTCTCACGGAGTCCGAGAGGCAGGCACACGGCAGGTGGGGCGCGCGCGCCCGCACCGTGGGCTCCCGCCCGCCTCCCGGTGCTTTCCTACAAGATTGGCATCGAAATAATGGACGTGCCGCTGGGGCTAGCCGCACATGGACATGTCCCCCCCGCCTGGCCACCGgttatcgatcgatcgatcgatcgccccccTTGCCTGCAGGGCCACaaccgcgcccgcgcgccgcgctccGCCAAAGTTAGTTGCCGGCCGGGGGAGTTCGATCGCGCCGGCGTTTCGTCCAGTGCGTGCAGAAGCGCGGGTTTTTCACCGGATCGTGGATCAGATCGGGTCGATGAATCCCATCGGTGTTTAGTGCGGTCGAGGAGGAGTTAATGACGGTCCAGTGCCTAGTACACGTCGTACTGGCCTGTTCGCGTACTAGCCCCGTTCGTCCCGTTCAGATCTCGTGGATGCGACGGGACGAGCCAAAACACGTAACGGTAGCGGCACAAAGCCCCTGATTAATGCAGGCCATTATTTTGTTTGTGGCTACCTCCCGGACCTTGGTTCTACTGATTAAATGATCGGTAAATTAGGCCAATCGGCCCGTAGCTGTGTAGTATTTCCTTCTCTCGCAGACCCACTAAACCCATAGCCTTAACTTAGTAGGCCCGTGATTACCTCCTTGGCGGACTTTACTTGGCTTCGTCGCAGCATGAATATTGGGGCATACAAGATGTGGAATTTGAGCACTCAATTGCTACGAAATACATTTCTCCTCCAGAAGGTCAAAGCTCTGCCATTCTAAAATTTCTGCTCATTAATATATCGGCCATTCAATTTGGGGGAACAAAAGAATACAAGAAACCCAAGGCGATCGAATGGCTGCTATATATGAAAATTAAAGGGCTTGGATCTAATCAAACTGAGGCTGCCCTTGTATTATCAAACCATCAATGTGGCTGATAACTCGACATGGACGCGTAGGGCCGGACTTGCGATCAATggagatgatgcatgcatgcttgcttgcaTTCAGTCAGACCAGGTTCATGCAAGCCGGTCAGAGTGAGGGCTACTACTATCATGGATGAGTGGCAGAAGCAGCATCAGATAGCTGCCTCTTATTGTGGTAGGACATGAAGCGCATGGCGTGCCATAAGGTTCATGCACCCCCTGCTCGATTGGATATACTCAGTGTCCGACAGCCCAAAACAATGGCGATGCAAACCACCGCCCACACATAACAGACTAGCAGTGTCACCACCACTTGTGcaagcaacattttttttaatgaactcAACATTTGAGGTAGAGTATCATTCATATAACCGAATCGCACGATTCTACAGTGATATCCTATTGCAGATTGACAGGATAGTAGAAAGAAGGAATCGCATGCACGCATAGTTACAACCACCAGATTTGGTGCATCACATAAACTTCCTCCGATCGATTGAACCAACGATCTCAGTATTTTAGCCGGAGAATCCCCTTAACACGAGCGCGACGAGAGACACGGGCATTATCCGGCTCAACCGAAGCCATGTGCTCTCCGTATCATGAGTTCATGACAAACTGGGCGATCGCTCGCTGAAAAAGGTCGCAGCGACGCGGATTCCGAAATGATACGTCGGTTGCGCACTTGCGCGCCCGCCCCAACCTTTATTAATCGGCACGTATGCTCGGCTCGACTCGATCGGTTGAATGATTTGTCGCCATCACAGCGGCAGTGATTGCGACCAGTACAACTGCAGCAGCCAGCCGCGACACGGAGAGCAACGGCTACGCCTCCAATCAATTCCCCCAATGCTGCGAGGGGAACCGCGCATTAACCAACATAGGAGTACAGTACATGCACATCTCCTAGCTAATGCACTGGTGGCTCGACGGAAACCGGAGAGGAGAGAGCGATTGGATCATTGCGAGGGGAAATGGAAAAGAGAGGCACGAGATTCCGTGCCAGCTCGAAAGAGCGCGAGAGAACGTGGGTCGGGTCGGCCGGGCTCGCTCGCCGTCCTTTTCTTCTCCCCCACCCAAACCCCATCGAAACAGCCAGGCGTGTGTGCGCGAGGCTATCCCCGCTTGTCAGACCGGCAAaccgatcaatcgatcgatgcATTACACAGGCTTACAGGCTACGCTCGCGCTACCGGCTCAATCATGCGCACGAGGCACGGCATGGCGACGAGGCATAGCCAGCTAGTGGAGGGAATGTAGCTAGGATACTTCCTGCAAGCTCCAAGTGGCTCGTGAATACAGAGGCTAGCTTAAATTGATTGTTTTCTTAGTTTGTCAGCTCTCTCCGCGCGGTACATAACACCGTACACGTACGCGCACCCGCCCGGGCGGGCGTGTGAGCGGTGTACGGACTTATCATTGGGACTGTCAGAGAGAGATGGCTCGGTGAAAGATACTAATCGGGCATGTGTGACTGTACATGCATGAGGCCTCGTTTTGTTCCTACATGGATGAAACGTCTGATCGATGTACTACTGATCAACTGGTGACTTTTGGCCGGTTGGTCTTGATTTCCTTGGTCGTATATATACCCTGTGCATTAAGGTATCTTGGCTGACTTAGGCACGAGGGAACCAGGTATGGGCAATTTCTATCGGTTGGTTATTTTGGTCGGCCAGGAAGAAAATTTGTTTTCCCTCTCCATGGCCGAATTAACCATGAGCGAAGTATCGATCGTATGGAGTACAGGAGTAGTAGCATTTAGAGATCGATACCACTATACCACTATCGGAAGTTTTGGTTGTGACGTCCACAATTCCACTCATTCAGGGCTCAGGGTCCAGCAGCGGTCGGCGTTGCATGGTTGACTGGCTGGTTCCCTGTGTCTGTCTCACCTTTGTGTTCAACTATCAGCCCGGAAGCTGCATGTCTGTGTGTCTCAGTACCATCACAGTATCGCAATGTATTCATTGCGAGCATTTCAAAGATCTCGTAGTTGCGTTGTGCACTTTGGAGGGCCCAGCGTTTCGCTTGCTTCACGTCCGATAGTTTTTGCCACATTCGCTAATGCTCTACGCAAGTCTGCAACTGTGCTCCCTGTACAACTGTACAGTATAGTAGTATATACAGACAATTAAAGAGGTTTACCAGCCCAGTTGACCAATACCAACCGATCCTTACCCGTTCCTCTTGACATCACCCGTTGCCGTTCAATCTGacaggaaaaacaaaacaaagggaAAGAGCAACCTAATGCTACAGTAGTAGTCATTCACTCTGCAACCAAATTCcaaaactcaatgcatgcatgcatgcatgcgcagaCAGCacagcctcctctcctctctctcgcctGTGACCTGTCCCTACCTTCCCCCACCACCTTCCTCCTCATCTCTCCGCCTCCGTCCCTACCACCTTCCTCAGCTCCCCGCCCTTTTCCGGACAACTAGCTCCGCCTCCCTCCCGGCTTATATATACCGCTTCCCGCCCCGCACCACAACCCAACTCACATCTCATCTCTTCGCTGCTGCTACTCGAAGCGCACATATTCCCGGAGTTAAATCATCGGTACACCGTCTCAGAGCATTTTTCTCCTCACGGACAAGATGTGCAACTCCAACGTGAAGTCCGCCGGCGTCGCTCAGATCGACGGCCGCCCGGTGCTGCAGCCGGCGGGGAACCGCGTGGCGGCGCCTGAAGCTGCCCGGCCGCTCAAGAAGTCCCTGCAGAAGTCGCTCTCCATGCCGGCTTCGCTCGACAATGCTGCGGCCGCGACCACCTGCGCGGCGTCCCCCGAGAACACCCGCGCCGCCGACTTCGCCCGCGCTGCGGCGGCGTCTCTTCTCCCACCACCTACTCCAGCTTCGGTCAGTGCTAAGGCGACGAGGGTGTCTGGAGCCAAGGTGGCTGCCGCCaggactgcggcggcggctgcggccatGGGGGGCTTGGACAGGAGCAGGAAGCCCGCCAagaagggcggcgccgccgtgctgccggtggtgatgttcgcggggctcgaggcgtaCGAGCCCGCCGGGAGCatcgcggcggcgcagcgggaGCACGTCGCGATGGCGCAGGCGCAGCGCAAGATGCGGATCGCGCACTACGGCCGGACCGCGTCCTTCTCCCGAGTCGAAGGGAAAGTCAGCGCCACCGCGACGGGtgccgccgagctcgtcgccggcgccgtcaccGGGCATGACGAGAAGCGATGCAGCTTCATCACTCCATACTCAGGTGCGCACACACGACACCACACAAAACAATTTACACTAGTGCGAAATTAACTCTTAACTAATACGCAATCGTTTTTCTCTTGTCATGCGCAGACCCCctgtacgtcgcctaccacgaCGAGGAGTGGGGTGTGCCCGTGCGCGACGACGAGTGAGtttgccattcttttttttGCGAATAATACAAGCATCCGATTGCTTTGCAACAGTTCTCCTCACATTTCGTGCCAACTGAAACGGCAGGTTGCTGTTCGAGATGCTCACGTTGTCCGGCGTGCAAGTCGGGGCGGATTGGACCTCGATCCTGAAGAGGAGACACGTCTACAGGTTCGAAAACAGAGCAACCCAATCCCTACTCTGCTGCTAAAGATGACGAAGCCATCCGTGTATACCAGTAGTATATTTGGTGCTGATTTTGCGTTGCTGCTTGCTTGATCACAAATAGGGAGGCATTCTCCGGTTTCAACGTGGACGCAGTCGCCAAGTACACGGAGAAGCAGATGGCGTCGCTAAGCGCCGAGTTCGGCCTGGATTTGGGCACCATCAGAGGCGCCGTCAACAACGCCTGCCGGATTTCCGAGGTACTGtcacctgcatctgcatgccaAGCTACTAGTACTATCAATTAAGCCCATGATCTTTCTGAACTTGTCCTCAAGCAAGAACGTTTCCATTCCTAGTAATCAGGACATTTGACAATTCTAACAAGCCCGTCGTCCTATTCACTAACGTGCGATGTCCCAAAACTGTATTTTTCTATAGATAGCTCACATAGAGCCCATACTCCTCAGcttattttttttgcatttccATACTAGTGTTTAATTTCCGGTTGATGAATAGACCGGATGAGACAGTACCACAACTTGACAACCGAAACtttaccaaaaagaaaaagggaggtCAATGAATGAATGCTTGCGAAAGAAAGGTCAGTTAAGTGAAAGCGAAGCCTAACAGAATCCCTGACAGCTTACGCCCCCTCATGGTAGACAGCTCAATCAGCAGCTGCAGGGCCCTTTAAATGCCACTAGTAATTTGCAGAATCAAAGCAAAGTGCGTGGTGAAGTACGATACAACCAAAAAGAGCGAACACTTCCTAGCTAATTGGCATTTGACACCCAAGAGCTAGCCTGAAAGGCAGAAAGAAGCTACTAGTACTTGCTGTCAATCTTTTGGCTGAAGCCTTGCTTCACACCATCACGAAGGAGACACGGCTAATTAACTGTGCGCAACTGTTCTCTTTCGTGTTTAGTTGGCAAAGGGTTCTGCACACGATGCATCGCTCTTGCACAGCTAGCGATCCAATATTCGGAGTGCAATCAACTATACCTAGTTTAAGTACGCTTAGTACGTAGCTGACGCCAACTAATCTATCAGTAAGTACACTGACCAGGGATTATCTTATTTTCGTGAGGTTTGGTACGTATATACCTAGTACCTACTCAAATTCTACGTACAAGTATAGTTGTTATATATAAGTGTATATGCAGTGGAAGAATGGAGGGAGAATCTAATGGTGTACTTGATATATTCGATGAAACAGGTGAGGAGGGACTTCGGGTCGTTCAGCAAATACGTGTGGGCGTTCGTAAACAACAAGCCGCTGTCGCCGAGCTACAAATACAGCCGGAAGATCCCGGTGAAGACGTCCAAGTCGGAGTCGATCAGCAAGGACATGGTGCGGCGCGGCTTCCGGTTCGTCGGCCCCACAGTCATCCACTCGTTCATGCAGGCCGTCGGGCTCACCAACGACCACCTCGTGTCATGCCCGCGCCACCGCgtctgctcctcctccgcttaACCGATCTGACCATCGCCAAAACAGTTACCGGCCAGCTCCCCGAAGGAAGCAAGGAGAAAAAAACAACAAGGAAAGAGAAAAGTGAGAGATGAGAGATAGCCTCAAGTAGTAGTATACAGAACGGGTATTGATTTGcgagtgtgtgtatgtgtgtgctTGTGTAGATTATTGTCCCTAATTAGGCAAGAAGCTTGATTGTCAattacgtacgtacgtatcaCTTGGTGCgtgtctttcttttttctctttctttcatgTCTCGAGATAGATAGAGATAGGGTGACGATCATTAGCGGGGTGGGCTACACCAATCCCCAGTGCATGTGGCTTGATTAAAGCGAGATGAGATAGGCTCACAGTCACACAGGCAGGCAAGCAAGCAGGGGCAGGCCATGTGCTGCCGGCAAGCGCATGTGTAggtgagagagggaggggaagaaAAGCCTGCGCATGTGACGCTGCAGCTCTTGCTCTCGCTAGCTCGTTCGTCCGTCCACCCGTCTGCGCTGTGCGCGCAGATGGGCGGACGCAGCCACGGACCCAGCCAGTGCACCATCCGGGCCACCGCGACACGca
Proteins encoded in this window:
- the LOC127760270 gene encoding uncharacterized protein LOC127760270, translated to MCNSNVKSAGVAQIDGRPVLQPAGNRVAAPEAARPLKKSLQKSLSMPASLDNAAAATTCAASPENTRAADFARAAAASLLPPPTPASVSAKATRVSGAKVAAARTAAAAAAMGGLDRSRKPAKKGGAAVLPVVMFAGLEAYEPAGSIAAAQREHVAMAQAQRKMRIAHYGRTASFSRVEGKVSATATGAAELVAGAVTGHDEKRCSFITPYSDPLYVAYHDEEWGVPVRDDELLFEMLTLSGVQVGADWTSILKRRHVYREAFSGFNVDAVAKYTEKQMASLSAEFGLDLGTIRGAVNNACRISEVRRDFGSFSKYVWAFVNNKPLSPSYKYSRKIPVKTSKSESISKDMVRRGFRFVGPTVIHSFMQAVGLTNDHLVSCPRHRVCSSSA